In Amycolatopsis jiangsuensis, the following proteins share a genomic window:
- a CDS encoding 1,4-alpha-glucan branching protein domain-containing protein: protein MSARQPEYEGTFCLALHSHLPWLPHHGSWPVGEEWLYQAWTHSYLPVVDLLRRFADEGRRDVLSLGVTPVLAAQLDDPYAIRACHDWLGHWQLRGRHASTLWGGDPLLRDLAAAEHQTALRATEELETRWRNGFSPILRSLVDSGTIELLGGPLAHPFQPLLDEHVRRFALQAGLEDTALRLGRAPEGIWAPECGYAPGIERDYRDAGVRRFLVDGPSLRGDTSSAHPVGESDVVCFGRDLDVTYRVWSPKAGYPGHSAYRDFHTWAHEVGLKASRVTGKTVPPQDKAPYDPSLAANVLGLHVKDFVDTVVTRLRSLREQHGRPSLVVAAYDTELFGHWWHEGPAWLEGILRALPEAGVRVTTLRGALEAGHLGPPVDLPASSWGSGKDWRVWDGEQVADMVRDNAALQTRLLNLADRCQGTARDAVADQAVAEAMLALSSDWAFMVTKDSAADYARRRAAVHTERFDTLAGLLDRGDRTRALALADEYRRADGPFGHLDARALRRPHA from the coding sequence GTGAGCGCGCGTCAGCCCGAATACGAAGGCACGTTCTGCCTTGCCCTGCACAGTCACCTGCCGTGGCTGCCGCACCACGGCAGCTGGCCGGTCGGTGAAGAATGGCTCTATCAGGCGTGGACTCATTCGTACCTTCCGGTCGTCGACCTGTTGCGCCGCTTCGCCGACGAGGGACGTCGCGACGTTCTCTCCCTTGGCGTGACACCGGTTCTCGCGGCGCAACTGGACGACCCCTACGCGATCCGCGCCTGTCACGACTGGCTGGGCCACTGGCAGCTGCGCGGCCGCCATGCGTCGACGCTCTGGGGCGGCGACCCGCTGCTGCGCGACCTGGCCGCCGCGGAGCACCAGACCGCGCTTCGCGCTACCGAAGAGCTGGAAACCCGGTGGCGAAACGGCTTTTCGCCGATTCTTCGCTCCCTTGTGGACAGTGGAACGATCGAGCTGCTCGGCGGGCCACTGGCCCATCCCTTTCAGCCGTTGCTGGACGAGCACGTACGGCGGTTCGCGTTGCAGGCGGGACTGGAGGACACGGCGTTGCGTCTCGGCCGCGCTCCGGAAGGCATCTGGGCGCCGGAATGTGGTTACGCACCGGGGATCGAACGGGACTATCGCGACGCCGGCGTGCGACGATTCCTGGTCGACGGTCCGTCCCTGCGTGGGGACACCTCGTCCGCGCACCCGGTCGGCGAGTCGGACGTCGTCTGTTTCGGCCGTGATCTCGATGTCACGTACCGGGTCTGGTCGCCGAAGGCCGGCTACCCGGGGCATTCGGCGTACCGGGATTTCCACACGTGGGCGCACGAAGTCGGGCTCAAGGCATCGCGCGTGACCGGCAAGACGGTGCCGCCGCAGGACAAAGCGCCGTACGACCCTTCGCTGGCCGCGAACGTCCTGGGTCTTCATGTCAAGGATTTCGTGGACACAGTCGTCACGCGGCTGCGTTCGCTCCGTGAACAGCACGGCCGGCCGTCTCTGGTCGTGGCGGCCTATGACACGGAGTTGTTCGGACACTGGTGGCACGAAGGTCCCGCATGGCTCGAAGGAATTCTGCGCGCGCTTCCTGAGGCAGGCGTGCGGGTGACCACGCTGCGTGGCGCGCTGGAGGCGGGGCATCTCGGTCCGCCGGTGGACCTGCCGGCGTCGTCGTGGGGTTCGGGGAAGGACTGGCGCGTCTGGGACGGCGAGCAGGTCGCGGACATGGTGCGGGACAACGCCGCATTGCAGACCCGGCTCCTGAACCTCGCCGACCGTTGCCAGGGGACCGCTCGTGACGCCGTCGCCGACCAGGCCGTCGCGGAAGCGATGCTGGCCCTGTCCAGCGACTGGGCGTTCATGGTCACGAAGGATTCTGCCGCTGACTACGCGCGCCGGCGTGCCGCCGTGCACACCGAGCGCTTCGACACACTGGCCGGCTTGCTCGACCGCGGCGACCGGACCCGCGCGCTGGCCCTCGCCGACGAATACCGCCGGGCCGACGGCCCGTTCGGCCATCTGGACGCTCGCGCCCTGCGGCGTCCGCACGCCTGA
- a CDS encoding glycosyltransferase family 4 protein — protein MRVLMLSWEYPPVVIGGLARHVHALARHLAGQGHEVVVLCRHTAGTDASTHPRSDRVVDGVRIVRVAEDPMHLTFEQDLVAWTLAMGHAMVRAAHDLLRSWQPDVVHAHDWLVTHPAIAVAEAAHVPLVGTIHATEAGRHSGWLSHPLNQQVHSVEWWLANRADAVITCSQAMRREVGHLFEIDAAEVTVIHNGIEERSWRVTAGEVASMRERHSPAGAPFLLFFGRLEWEKGVQDLLAALPRIRRRFPGTRVVVAGKGRHHDELVAQARKLRIRRAVDFVGHLPDRELRALLAAADAVVLPSRYEPFGIVALEAAAAKAPLVASTAGGLGEVVVDGETGLAFEPGDVAGLTQAVTAVLDDTVAATRRARTAQSRLAADFDWGRIAEETVEVYRRARISEPVELGRPKIATGNAFEL, from the coding sequence ATGCGCGTGCTGATGTTGTCGTGGGAATATCCGCCGGTCGTCATCGGCGGGCTGGCCCGGCACGTGCACGCGTTGGCCCGGCACCTCGCCGGACAGGGCCACGAGGTGGTCGTCTTGTGCCGGCATACCGCGGGTACCGACGCCTCGACCCACCCCCGCAGCGACCGCGTCGTCGATGGCGTGCGGATTGTCCGGGTCGCCGAGGACCCCATGCACCTCACATTCGAGCAAGACCTCGTGGCGTGGACGCTGGCGATGGGGCACGCCATGGTGCGCGCGGCGCACGACCTCTTGCGCAGCTGGCAGCCCGACGTCGTGCACGCGCACGACTGGCTCGTGACGCACCCCGCCATCGCCGTCGCCGAGGCAGCGCACGTTCCGCTCGTCGGCACGATCCACGCGACCGAGGCGGGCCGGCACTCCGGCTGGCTGTCGCATCCGCTGAATCAGCAAGTGCACTCGGTCGAGTGGTGGCTGGCCAACCGGGCCGATGCGGTGATCACCTGTTCTCAGGCCATGCGCAGGGAAGTGGGTCACCTGTTCGAGATTGATGCCGCCGAGGTCACGGTCATCCACAACGGCATCGAAGAGCGCAGCTGGCGAGTCACGGCCGGTGAAGTGGCGAGCATGCGCGAACGTCACAGCCCGGCCGGCGCCCCGTTCCTGCTGTTCTTCGGACGGCTCGAATGGGAAAAGGGCGTGCAGGATCTTCTGGCCGCGCTCCCCCGCATCCGCCGCCGGTTCCCGGGGACGCGAGTGGTCGTTGCCGGAAAAGGGCGACACCACGACGAGCTGGTGGCGCAGGCCCGCAAGCTGCGGATTCGCCGCGCGGTGGACTTCGTCGGGCATCTGCCTGACCGGGAACTGCGCGCGTTGCTCGCCGCGGCCGACGCCGTGGTGCTGCCGAGCCGCTATGAACCGTTCGGCATCGTCGCGCTCGAAGCGGCCGCCGCGAAAGCACCGCTGGTGGCCTCGACAGCCGGCGGCCTGGGCGAGGTCGTCGTGGACGGCGAGACCGGCCTGGCCTTCGAACCGGGCGACGTCGCCGGTTTGACCCAGGCGGTCACCGCAGTGCTGGATGACACCGTGGCGGCAACTCGCCGAGCGCGGACCGCGCAGTCCCGCCTCGCCGCGGACTTCGACTGGGGCCGGATCGCCGAAGAGACCGTCGAGGTCTACCGCCGGGCGCGAATCAGTGAGCCGGTGGAACTGGGGCGGCCCAAGATCGCAACCGGCAACGCCTTCGAACTGTGA
- a CDS encoding electron transfer flavoprotein subunit alpha/FixB family protein has product MAEVLVLVDHVDGDVKKVTLELLTAARALGEPSAVVVGPAGTASKAKDALAGHGAAKVYVAEGDDATGYLVTPKVDVLAKLAEQASPAAVLVAASAEGKEVAARVAFRLGSGLLYDAVGVNSDGSVDQSIFGGAFSVKSKAAKGVPVVSVRPGAVEAEAADGAAAEETVEIPAQDAAKSAKVTGIEPVVGGDRPELTEASIVVSGGRGVGSADKFDVVEKLADSLGAAVGASRAAVDSGYYPAQFQVGQTGKTVSPQLYIALGISGAIQHRAGMQTSKTIIAVNKDAEAPIFEIADFGVVGDLFNVAPQLTEAVEKRKG; this is encoded by the coding sequence ATGGCTGAAGTACTCGTCCTCGTCGACCACGTCGACGGTGATGTCAAGAAGGTCACGCTCGAGCTCCTGACCGCCGCTCGCGCGCTGGGTGAGCCCTCCGCCGTCGTGGTGGGCCCGGCCGGCACCGCGTCGAAGGCCAAGGACGCGCTCGCCGGCCACGGTGCGGCCAAGGTGTACGTCGCCGAAGGCGACGACGCGACCGGCTACCTGGTGACCCCGAAGGTCGACGTGCTGGCGAAGCTCGCTGAGCAGGCCTCGCCTGCCGCGGTGCTCGTCGCCGCCAGCGCCGAGGGCAAGGAGGTGGCCGCGCGCGTCGCGTTCCGTCTCGGGTCCGGTCTGCTCTACGACGCGGTCGGTGTGAACTCCGACGGTTCCGTGGACCAGTCCATCTTCGGTGGCGCGTTCTCGGTGAAGTCGAAGGCCGCCAAGGGCGTGCCGGTCGTCTCGGTCCGTCCCGGTGCGGTCGAGGCGGAGGCCGCGGACGGCGCCGCCGCCGAGGAGACCGTCGAAATCCCGGCGCAGGACGCGGCGAAGTCGGCCAAGGTCACCGGCATCGAGCCGGTGGTCGGTGGTGACCGGCCGGAGCTGACCGAGGCGTCGATCGTCGTCTCCGGTGGCCGTGGCGTCGGTTCGGCGGACAAGTTCGACGTCGTGGAGAAGCTGGCCGACTCGCTCGGTGCGGCCGTCGGCGCCTCGCGCGCGGCTGTCGACTCCGGCTACTACCCGGCCCAGTTCCAGGTGGGGCAGACCGGTAAGACGGTGTCGCCGCAGCTGTACATCGCGCTCGGCATCTCCGGCGCGATCCAGCACCGGGCCGGCATGCAGACGTCGAAGACGATCATCGCCGTCAACAAGGACGCGGAGGCGCCGATCTTCGAGATCGCCGACTTCGGTGTGGTCGGCGACCTGTTCAACGTCGCGCCGCAGCTGACCGAGGCGGTCGAGAAGCGCAAGGGCTGA
- a CDS encoding class I SAM-dependent methyltransferase, which produces MTNAATRAEALHLTGERTAPGIPEENYWFRRHEAAYLTLLPHCIGATVLEAGCGEGYGAGLLARQAHRVLALDYDLPTTEHVSRRYPEVAVSRANLAFLPVRDGAVDVVANFQVIEHLWDQDGFLAECHRVLRPGGKLLVTTPNRLTFTPDSDVPLNPFHTRELAPSELDELLLVAGFAVESLHGLHHAESLRTVEGRHGGSIIEAQLAVVMGSLPGQATWPEELLADVAAIRADDFTVHDRDLDASLDLVAVAVRP; this is translated from the coding sequence GTGACCAACGCAGCCACCCGGGCCGAGGCACTGCACCTCACCGGCGAACGAACCGCCCCCGGAATCCCCGAGGAGAACTACTGGTTCCGCCGGCACGAGGCCGCGTATCTGACTCTGCTCCCCCACTGTATCGGTGCGACGGTGCTGGAGGCCGGTTGCGGTGAGGGTTACGGCGCGGGCCTCCTCGCCCGGCAAGCACACCGGGTGCTCGCGTTGGACTACGACCTGCCGACCACGGAACACGTTTCCCGCCGGTACCCGGAAGTCGCCGTGTCGCGGGCGAACCTCGCTTTCCTTCCGGTGCGTGACGGCGCCGTCGACGTGGTGGCGAACTTCCAGGTCATCGAGCACCTCTGGGACCAGGACGGCTTCCTCGCCGAGTGCCACCGCGTCCTGCGACCGGGCGGTAAACTGCTGGTCACGACGCCGAACCGGCTGACCTTCACCCCGGACAGCGACGTGCCACTGAACCCGTTCCACACCCGCGAGCTGGCACCGTCCGAATTGGACGAGTTGCTGCTTGTCGCGGGGTTCGCCGTCGAGTCGCTGCACGGCCTGCATCACGCGGAAAGCCTGCGTACGGTGGAAGGCCGGCACGGGGGTTCGATCATCGAAGCTCAGCTGGCCGTCGTAATGGGCTCCCTGCCAGGCCAGGCGACGTGGCCGGAGGAGCTGCTCGCCGACGTCGCCGCGATCCGCGCGGACGACTTCACCGTGCACGACAGGGACCTTGACGCCAGCCTCGACCTCGTCGCCGTGGCGGTGCGCCCGTGA
- a CDS encoding GNAT family N-acetyltransferase produces the protein MTSSQLLVSTDQAGADLPADAPKYSLLVAHGNDEVLAAQRLRHQVFAEEMGARLASPHPGLDVDYFDEFCDHLVVRDDRTGEIVGCYRMLPPDRVAQAGKLYSDSEFDLTALDSLRPSLVETGRSCVHPEHRSGAVVSLVWAGIARYMLLSGHRYLAGCASVPLSDGGSYAAGVWDVLRSKHYADESRRVSPLHPWACDDVTRPDRAILPPLIKGYVRLGAKVHGPPALDADFGVADFFVLLDLHQVDERYLKFFLGVQV, from the coding sequence ATGACGTCGTCACAGCTCCTCGTCAGCACTGATCAGGCGGGTGCCGACCTCCCCGCGGACGCGCCGAAGTACTCGCTTCTCGTCGCACACGGCAATGACGAAGTGCTCGCCGCCCAGCGGTTGCGGCACCAGGTGTTCGCCGAGGAAATGGGCGCGCGGCTCGCTTCCCCGCACCCCGGTCTGGACGTCGACTACTTCGACGAGTTCTGCGACCACCTCGTGGTCCGTGACGACCGGACCGGCGAGATCGTCGGCTGTTACCGGATGCTGCCGCCGGACCGTGTCGCACAGGCCGGAAAGCTTTATTCCGACAGCGAATTCGATCTGACCGCGCTCGACAGCCTGCGCCCGTCACTCGTGGAGACCGGACGGTCTTGCGTACACCCGGAGCACCGCAGCGGTGCCGTCGTAAGCCTGGTGTGGGCCGGAATCGCGCGGTACATGCTGCTTTCCGGGCACCGCTATCTGGCCGGCTGCGCCTCGGTGCCGCTGAGTGACGGCGGCAGCTACGCCGCAGGTGTGTGGGATGTCTTGCGCAGCAAGCATTACGCCGACGAGTCACGCCGCGTTTCGCCGCTGCATCCGTGGGCGTGCGACGACGTCACCCGTCCCGACCGGGCGATCTTGCCGCCGCTGATCAAGGGCTACGTGCGGCTCGGTGCGAAGGTGCACGGCCCGCCGGCACTCGACGCGGACTTCGGCGTCGCGGACTTCTTCGTCCTGCTCGACCTGCACCAGGTCGACGAGCGTTACCTCAAGTTCTTTCTCGGAGTGCAGGTATGA
- a CDS encoding glutathione peroxidase: MGIRELPLKTLAGEDTTLDGPLAGKTLLLVNVASKCGLTPQYSGLERLQERYGDKGFSVVGFPCNQFAGQEPGTAEEIQTFCSTTYGVSFPLFEKLEVNGEGRHPLYATLTESLDSNGEAGDVQWNFEKFLISPSGEVLGRFRPRTDPEDETVVKAVEAALPS, from the coding sequence ATGGGTATCCGCGAACTGCCGTTGAAGACCCTGGCCGGCGAGGACACGACCCTCGACGGCCCGCTGGCCGGCAAGACGCTACTGCTGGTCAACGTAGCGTCGAAGTGCGGCTTGACCCCTCAGTACTCGGGACTGGAGCGTCTGCAGGAACGCTACGGAGACAAGGGCTTCTCGGTCGTCGGCTTTCCGTGCAACCAGTTCGCCGGCCAGGAACCCGGGACGGCGGAGGAGATCCAGACCTTCTGCTCCACGACCTACGGTGTCTCCTTCCCGCTGTTCGAGAAGCTGGAAGTCAACGGCGAGGGCCGGCACCCGCTCTACGCCACCCTCACCGAGAGTCTCGACAGCAACGGCGAAGCCGGCGACGTGCAGTGGAACTTCGAGAAGTTCCTGATCAGCCCGTCCGGGGAGGTACTCGGCCGTTTCCGCCCCCGCACCGACCCCGAGGATGAGACCGTGGTGAAGGCCGTCGAAGCCGCGTTGCCGTCCTGA
- a CDS encoding DegV family protein — protein MSAHIAVVTDSTSCLPAHLATQWRIGVVQVQLQVGDQTDDEHRFDRGRLVEAMKAGTPVSTAPPDPGAFFWTYQDAASAGASAIVSLHISGRLSDTVQSAREAAQQVRIPVHILDSGTSSMSLGFAAVSAARVAGAGGQLIRVLDAAERRVRASTELIYVDTLEYLRRSGRIGAAQSMLGSALSIKPLLTVRNGEVSPLARVPGTKRAMNRLVDLAAKAAGDQQVDLAVTRFGSDEREVVRRLKERIPGAGDVLVGDASTVIGAHVGPGALSITVSPVN, from the coding sequence ATGTCCGCGCACATCGCCGTAGTCACCGACTCGACCTCGTGCTTGCCCGCGCATCTCGCCACCCAGTGGAGAATCGGCGTCGTGCAGGTCCAGCTCCAGGTCGGAGACCAGACGGACGACGAGCACCGCTTCGACCGTGGTCGGCTCGTCGAGGCCATGAAAGCCGGCACACCCGTGTCGACGGCTCCTCCCGATCCCGGTGCCTTCTTCTGGACATATCAGGACGCGGCGTCCGCAGGCGCGTCCGCGATCGTCAGCCTGCACATCTCCGGGCGGCTGTCGGACACCGTGCAATCCGCCCGTGAGGCAGCGCAGCAGGTCCGGATCCCGGTGCACATCCTCGACAGCGGCACGTCCAGCATGAGCCTCGGTTTCGCCGCGGTTTCCGCCGCGCGCGTGGCCGGCGCCGGCGGTCAGCTCATCCGGGTGCTCGACGCCGCGGAACGACGCGTCCGCGCGTCCACCGAACTGATCTACGTGGACACCCTCGAATACTTACGGCGGTCGGGACGGATCGGTGCCGCCCAGTCGATGCTGGGCAGTGCCCTCTCGATCAAGCCGTTGCTCACCGTCCGCAACGGCGAGGTGAGCCCGCTCGCCCGCGTTCCGGGCACCAAACGAGCGATGAACCGGCTCGTGGACCTCGCCGCGAAAGCCGCCGGGGACCAGCAGGTCGATCTCGCCGTGACACGCTTCGGCTCGGACGAGCGCGAAGTGGTCCGGCGGCTGAAGGAACGTATCCCCGGAGCGGGTGACGTCCTCGTCGGCGATGCGAGCACCGTGATCGGCGCACACGTCGGCCCCGGCGCGCTGAGCATCACGGTGTCGCCGGTGAACTGA
- a CDS encoding electron transfer flavoprotein subunit beta/FixA family protein: protein MTNIVVLVKQVPDTYSERKLSGSDNTLDRESADAVLDEINEKAVEEALKIKEAGEGEVTVISVGPDRATDAIRKALSMGADKAIHVSDEALHGSDAIATAKVLAAAVGKVESYDLVIAGNEASDGRGAAVPAIVAELLGLPQLTYVRELTVEGSNVKADRETEDGITHLEANLPALVSVSEKINEPRYPSFKGIMAAKKKPVETLTVADLGIDAGEVGLGNAWSAVVESSPKPPRTAGEKVEDEGDGGGRAAEYLVAQKLI from the coding sequence ATGACGAACATCGTTGTCCTGGTCAAGCAGGTACCGGACACTTACTCGGAGCGGAAGCTCTCCGGTTCCGACAACACGCTTGACCGCGAATCCGCCGACGCCGTGCTCGACGAGATCAACGAGAAGGCTGTCGAGGAAGCGCTCAAGATCAAGGAAGCCGGCGAGGGTGAGGTCACCGTGATCTCGGTCGGCCCGGACCGCGCGACCGACGCCATCCGCAAGGCTCTCTCGATGGGCGCCGACAAGGCGATCCACGTCTCGGACGAGGCGCTGCACGGCTCCGACGCGATCGCCACCGCCAAGGTGCTCGCGGCCGCCGTCGGCAAGGTCGAGAGCTACGACCTGGTCATCGCCGGCAACGAGGCGTCCGACGGCCGGGGTGCCGCGGTGCCCGCGATCGTCGCCGAACTGCTGGGCCTGCCGCAGCTGACCTACGTGCGTGAGCTGACTGTCGAGGGCTCGAACGTGAAGGCCGACCGCGAGACCGAGGACGGCATCACCCACCTCGAGGCGAATCTGCCGGCGCTGGTCAGCGTCAGCGAGAAGATCAACGAGCCGCGCTACCCGTCGTTCAAGGGCATCATGGCCGCGAAGAAGAAGCCGGTCGAGACGCTGACGGTCGCCGACCTGGGCATCGACGCGGGCGAGGTCGGACTCGGCAACGCCTGGTCGGCCGTCGTCGAATCCTCGCCGAAGCCGCCGCGCACCGCGGGCGAGAAGGTCGAGGACGAGGGCGACGGCGGCGGCAGGGCCGCCGAGTACCTGGTCGCGCAGAAGCTCATCTGA